Genomic DNA from Acomys russatus chromosome 24, mAcoRus1.1, whole genome shotgun sequence:
tatttttctatttcttgtaaCAAACACCTAATGtgtattttgtttatctttttttgtgATGTTTatgtgaagaaaaattaaaagtttcaGTGAAGCATTATACTAATAGCTAGAAAtgagtttgtaaaaaaaaaaaaaaatgaatagtgCTTTGCCTACTCTAAAAACTCGGTTGCACCACGGGGGGAAAAAATCAGTTTGCAAAGTACTGTGTTAACATTTTTAgtgaatgctttatttttaagcatttacATTGGCATGAGAAATAGGAGCTACTAAACAATACATCCCAGAGTTTCAGAGTCACTGGTATTCTAGAGATGTTGAATGCTAATTGTCTGTTTTAGATACAgttaaaaagagaacaaataaatacTAGGGACTTTGTAGAAGACTTAACAATCCCACGCAAAGCCTTGTCTTCAGTGTcctaaaacacacagacaaacacacagacctgcacacacacacatacacacacagaaaataggaATTAATCTTAAAGACATAAAGTGGATATGGTTATAAATAGCAAACCAGTGTGTATGGGCTCCTGACCACGGTAAGCATATGTTGTGTCACTGATGGTAAATCTTACTAAAATCTCTTAGTTTGTTAACATATAGTGTGttgatatatatttgtattactGCTCTTTAtgtctataaaattataaaaggtaaatataaaaatggagatagacATTAAATTTCCAGCATCGATTCCTATGTTTAATAAATGAGCCTTTAACTGTCCTTAGAAAAACTTTGGTTTAGCTTTTTGTCTAGCTTAAGAGttgtattttaatgtatatttagtTAAGAATCCCATGTTTGCTTTATCTCATCATGAACATTactatcaaaaataaatagaacagtGTATCAAAAATCTATaaacttttcattaaaatgatTCTATGTTTATATAAGCTGGAGTAGCAGAGGAGAGAATTTTTTATTACGGATAGTGTGGGTAGTTTAGAATTCCTATGACATTAATATTCTACTGTTGGTGCCAATTTATATGAATTACCTGTTATTAACAGACACCAAGACACACAAGTACATGGCTGAGGTCAACTTCACATTTGttactgagttcatcctcttggGACTGACAGATCGTGATGAACTCAAagtgtttctcttcattttgttcCTGTTTATCTATGTCATCTCATTGTTGGGGAATGTAGGAATGTTCTTTCTGATACACGTAACTCCTAAACTCCACACACCTATGTACCACTTCCTTAGCTGTTTGTCATTTGTCGATGCCTGGTACTCTTCGGTATTTGCACCAAAAATGCTACTGAACTTCTTTGTTGAAAGAGAGACCATCTCATTCTCAGCATGCATCctacaatattttttgtttgtatcaCTGCTTACCACAGAGGGATTTTTGCTGGCTGCAATGGCTTATGACCGATATGTAGCCATTGTGAACCCATTGCTATATACCGTGGCTATGACTAAAATGGTTTGTGTTGGGCTGGTGTTGGGTTCATGTATAGGAGGTTTAATCAATTCAGTCACCCATACAATTGGCTTAATGAAGCTGTCCTTTTGTGGGCCAAATATCATCAGCCACTTCTTCTGTGACCTTCCTCCCCTGctaaagctgtcctgttctgacaCCTCCATGAATGAACTGCTGCTTTTGATTTTCACCACCGTCATTGCAATGATTACGTTCTTGACGGTGATGGTCTCCTACATCTTCATTGTTGCTGCTATCTTGAGGATCCGTTCAGCCGCAGGCAGACACAAAGCCTTCTccacctgtgcctcccacctGACAGCTGTTACTCTGTTCTATGGTTCCATCAGCTTCAGTTACATCCAGCCAAGCTCTCAGTACTCCTTAGAACAAGAGAAGGTGGTGTCTATATTTTACACCCTGGTGATTCCCATGTTGAACCCACTGATTTATAGCTTGAGGAACAAGGAAGTAAAGGATGCTGTGAAGAGGCTTTTGGAGATAAAACATTTCTCTTGTTGATTGAAGACAATGAGATGCAAAATATTGAATTAAGTAATAATGTTTATAAAAGTTCAATAAAGGTAATAATGACTACTATTATAGTGTTCCTTCAAGTTTAATCCTGTGTGCCAAGAATACATTCAATAATATTATACCATAAATGCATAGgtggtattttgttatataaaCTAAACCCTAAACTCTGACCTATGAAGGTTATCTGAGATAAGCAGTAATAGTTTAATTTCCTTATATGAAgtgaatttcatatatatgtatatttctgatataaataaacatatgtaaatgtaaatattaagACAAATCAGTAAGGACACcataaaatgaattataaaaataggaaatgtttgcaacttttaaaatttcttttagcttattctctttttgagaaatataatttttgaatATAATAGTGTTTATATTTGCTTTATATAGTGTTTATATTTGCTTTATATATATTGCTATATATAGAATGTAGCCagatatgtttaaaatttttgtttacttatttatagtCTAATACTTTAAAGTAAATGTGCAGTCTTAAAAGTACTTTGAAGATTTCACTTCCAGCCAAGTTACTTCTTGCTACTAATACCTGGTGGCACagggaaaatcaattttctctGATAAAGTGTCACTGAGAACCTCACCCATTCTCCATAACAATCCTCATGTCTAGGAGTGCTTATACACATCAAATGAATTCCATGAttatatgttttgtttaattcaataactaatattttctatattaaattTGGGCAAAGTCTCTGATAATTCGGGGTTAattattatgtaaattatataaagtGAATTATTTATTTGAGCAGGGAAAAGGGGAATAGTAAGATGTAACTGATCTAATAGGGGAAAATGGAAGAGCAGTGTCCTCTATGCGAAGGGGAAGTGAGGTAAGGACAGATGAAGGAGGAGTGTAGAAAAATAACAGAGTGGATGACTGAAAGTGCATATAGCATTATACTATTAACTATTCACAAAAATAAACAGGcgagcctggtggcacatgcccttcaTCCCACCATtcaaggaggcaggggcaggtggattgttgtgagtttgagccctgcCTGATCTACGAAGTATGTTCAgtacagccaagtctatacaaaGAGACCCTGTATGGAAATACCCAAAATTAATAATTATACTACTGCttctaaaataacaataataaaaactacaaTACATATAATTAagtgtataaatatacacatatagtgTTTGATGAACTTTTTTGAGCTGATTATACTCCTACTGAGACCTAAAGGTCACCTGACAAAAAACCTCCAACATCAGACATGAGAAGTCTAGAGTTGTTATCCAGAGCTTTCAGAAAGATGCCAAAAACATACAGTCtactgctgttgcccttggtcATGCACCAGAAGTGAAAGGTAACTacatattgctgaagacaccatacacttCAGAAACAGATCCCAGAGAGCTGTGAAACGTAACTGACTTGACTGCCTCCTCCCTGAGTAATAGCTTCATGGAATCAAAGGCATTATATGTGCATCCACAGGATGAAGGCATTAACTGTCTTACTCAACTATGATACCTATGTACCACATCAACAGCTAACATGGTATTG
This window encodes:
- the LOC127207404 gene encoding olfactory receptor 1052-like; this translates as MAEVNFTFVTEFILLGLTDRDELKVFLFILFLFIYVISLLGNVGMFFLIHVTPKLHTPMYHFLSCLSFVDAWYSSVFAPKMLLNFFVERETISFSACILQYFLFVSLLTTEGFLLAAMAYDRYVAIVNPLLYTVAMTKMVCVGLVLGSCIGGLINSVTHTIGLMKLSFCGPNIISHFFCDLPPLLKLSCSDTSMNELLLLIFTTVIAMITFLTVMVSYIFIVAAILRIRSAAGRHKAFSTCASHLTAVTLFYGSISFSYIQPSSQYSLEQEKVVSIFYTLVIPMLNPLIYSLRNKEVKDAVKRLLEIKHFSC